In Trichlorobacter lovleyi, the DNA window CAGGTTGAGGCTTGTAGGGCCATAACCCGAGGTAAACGGAAAGCTCATCCCACCCTTGCATTTTGCGTCTAAGACACCGGTTTTCGAACCACCACCGGAACCATCAGAAAACGAGGTTGTTTCGAGATAAAGATCTTTACAGGAGTCAATAAAGTTTGCCCCATGAAACTTCAGAGTTCCTTTTACATTTGAGATGCCCTGATTAAGGTCGATCGAGGTTGTCCGTCCTATACGACAATTACTTGCGTTGCTGTCGCAGTAACAGGACAGA includes these proteins:
- a CDS encoding CVNH domain-containing protein, with protein sequence MKRRQSITSFVAAALLMLAVTSLSEARDFSQTCTKLSLQGTFLTAVCWTSQKCDPARDLSCYCDSNASNCRIGRTTSIDLNQGISNVKGTLKFHGANFIDSCKDLYLETTSFSDGSGGGSKTGVLDAKCKGGMSFPFTSGYGPTSLNLNEGISNNQGSLVFDR